TGGGATTTTCTCAGCTTCTTCATTGGGAACTCGCTGCAAGATAGGATCAGCGGAGAGGTTAATTGGCAGGAAAGGACATTCTCAATTCCTGCAGGCACGCACACCCTGCGATGGGTCTATTCCAAGGATGGAAGCGTGAGCCTTGGTGCGGACGCCGGATGGGTGGACTATGTACGGTGGGAGGACACGACACCTGTTGACACGCCCGACACCTACACAGTCACACCGTTAGTCGGGACAGGCGGCACGATCAACCCAGAGGATGCCCAGACAGTAAACCACGGAGCAACCACCACCTTCACCGTAACCCCAGACACTGGCTACACGGCATCAGTAGGCGGAACTTGCGACGGCAAACTGGAAGGAGACACCTACACCACGGACACGATCACCACTGATTGTACGGTTGAGGCCAGCTTTACCCTGAACACGTACACCGTGACCCCGTCAGCCGGAGACAACGGCAGCATCACCCCAGATGAAGCCCAGACCGTGAACCACGGCGAAACAGCCACCTTCACCGCAACCCCGGACACTGGCTACACGGCATCAGTAGGCGGAACTTGCGACGGCACACTGGACGGAGACACCTTCATCACGGACCCGATCACCACTGATTGTACGGTGGAAGCCAGCTTTACCCTGAACACGTACACCGTGACCCCGTCAGCCGGAGACAACGGCAGCATCAGTCCATCCACGCCCCAGACCCTGAACCACGGCCAGACCGCAACCTACACTGTGACACCAAACACTGGCTACACGGCGTCAGTTGGCGGAACTTGCGGCGGAACACTGGACAGGGACACCTTCACCACTGACCCGATCAGCGAAGATTGTACGGTGGAAGCCAGCTTCAGCCTGAACTCCCACACCGTCACCCCTTCAGCCGGAGACAACGGCAGCATCACCCCATATGATGCACAGACCGTAGACCACGGCGACACAGCCATCTTCACCGTGACCCCAGACACTGGCTACACGGCATCAGTAGGCGGAACTTGCGACGGCACACTGGACGGAGACACCTTCACCACGGACCCGATCACTGAAGATTGTACGGTGGAGGTCAGCTTCACGGAACAACCGGGATATTTTGGTTCTTTGACCGTAGACTCCACTGGCGCACTCAATGTTCCCATTACTGCCAACTCACCTGAGTACAATGGCACAAGTACCTACAACACGGCGAACATCCCTATTGGCACAGAGATTACCCTGACTGCTCCGGCAATAGCGGATAGCACCTTTTTCTCCTCCTGGAGCGGTTGCGACTCAACCAGCCATGCCGACAGAGCCTGCACCGTAAGCGTAAAGGACGACACCACGGTGACGGCGAATTATTTTACCGATCTGCGCAAGATGCTGGAATACGACGAGTCATACTATCTGGCGGCATATGATGATATCCGCGACGCCGTGGACCGTGGGCTGCTTCCATCCGGGTTTGAGCATTATATCCATTCCGGTCGCTTCGAGAACCGGCGGCCCAACGCCTTGTTTGACCCGCACTTCTACATGGCCCGGTACCCGGACATCGGCCAGGCCATTGCCGGAGGAATGTACCCGGGAACGGCCTTCGACCATTTCGTCGCCTCGGGATTGTGGGAG
The sequence above is drawn from the Desulfonatronum thioautotrophicum genome and encodes:
- a CDS encoding InlB B-repeat-containing protein, producing MSLGADAGWVDYVRWEDTTPVDTPDTYTVTPLVGTGGTINPEDAQTVNHGATTTFTVTPDTGYTASVGGTCDGKLEGDTYTTDTITTDCTVEASFTLNTYTVTPSAGDNGSITPDEAQTVNHGETATFTATPDTGYTASVGGTCDGTLDGDTFITDPITTDCTVEASFTLNTYTVTPSAGDNGSISPSTPQTLNHGQTATYTVTPNTGYTASVGGTCGGTLDRDTFTTDPISEDCTVEASFSLNSHTVTPSAGDNGSITPYDAQTVDHGDTAIFTVTPDTGYTASVGGTCDGTLDGDTFTTDPITEDCTVEVSFTEQPGYFGSLTVDSTGALNVPITANSPEYNGTSTYNTANIPIGTEITLTAPAIADSTFFSSWSGCDSTSHADRACTVSVKDDTTVTANYFTDLRKMLEYDESYYLAAYDDIRDAVDRGLLPSGFEHYIHSGRFENRRPNALFDPHFYMARYPDIGQAIAGGMYPGTAFDHFVASGLWEGRIPSAVFESFDARTYLAANPDLARHIPAHIGSAFYHYVMFGFGEGRDVGGPFFDEAYYLARYQDIRDTIASVEDFGTAYDHFMTSGLHEGRIPSATFAGFDPEAYLAANPDLRGHVGGSLGSELRHYLLWGIYEGRSSGAGASQRAATASPQRSAASSFQTPGNIVAPSMDEPCPLGMDDGRWLTSLYLAFLGQAADQASLDAWLDQIALEHLTLPEIAEIIATSEPVREVLGLHSYQNWDEAWTPTAGETQRTFVQAVYRNLFNR